The following coding sequences are from one Camarhynchus parvulus chromosome 1, STF_HiC, whole genome shotgun sequence window:
- the EIF1AX gene encoding eukaryotic translation initiation factor 1A, X-chromosomal: MPKNKGKGGKNRRRGKNENESEKRELVFKEDGQEYAQVIKMLGNGRLEALCFDGVKRLCHIRGKLRKKVWINTSDIILIGLRDYQDNKADVILKYNADEARSLKAYGELPEHAKINETDTFGPGDDDEIQFDDIGDDDEDIDDI; encoded by the exons ATGCCTAAGAATAAAG GCAAAGGAGGTAAAAACAGGCGACGAGGTAAGAATGAGAATGAATCAGAAAAAAGAGAACTGGTCTTCAAAGAAGATGGGCAAG AATATGCCCAGGTGATCAAGATGTTAGGCAATGGAAGACTGGAGGCATTATGTTTTGATGGTGTGAAGAGGTTATGTCACATTAGAGGGAAGCTAAGAAAAAAG GTCTGGATAAATACATCTGATATTATATTGATTGGCTTAAGAGACTACCAG GATAACAAGGCTGATGTTATTCTAAAATACAATGCAGATGAAGCCAGAAGCCTGAAAGCATATGGGGAGCTTCCAGAACATG CTAAAATCAATGAAACAGACACATTTGGTCCTGGAGATGATGATGAAATCCAGTTTGATGATATTGGAGATGATGATGAAGATATTGATGAT atctAA